Proteins encoded together in one Helicobacter pylori window:
- the tkt gene encoding transketolase, whose product MQLSNADLERLKSMANTLRFLCADMIDKANSGHPGVCLGLADVMVVLSLHLNLNPTNPKWLNRDRLVFSGGHASALAYSLLHLWGFDLSLDDLKRFRQLHSKTPGHPELHHTEGIEITTGPLGQGFANAVGFSMASQYAQNLLDKKAISHKVYCLCGDGDLQEGISYESASLAGHLRLDNLIVIYDSNQISIEGAINISFSEQVKMRFLAQNWEVLECDGHDYQAIHNALEEAKKSTKPTLLIAHTIIGKGAIGLEGSEKTHGSPLNKEVLKQSKENAQINPDESFIISPKNKMHFEEVKVRGVSLEALWEKSLSPKTKEKIHALKNFDFNAINYPTFKKGESLATRVSNGMILNAIAKECEGFLGGSADLAPSNNTHLKHSGDFPLGQNLHFGIREHAMGAITNALAAYGLFLPFCATFFVFSDYLMPSMRLSALMKLKALFIFTHDSIGVGEDGATHQPIEQLSHLRALPNFYAFRPSDAFENTACMQVALSLNAPSALILSRQNLPVLDEVSKEQVLKGAYVKHHSKDPIITLVASGSEVSLALESAKILERENIPTQVVSAPCFDLLVEQDESYFKELFKGKVLVIEASRAIEWYRFADKIIGMDSFGSSAKGDKLFEKFGFSVENITIQAKRLLNA is encoded by the coding sequence ATGCAATTGAGTAACGCTGACTTAGAACGATTAAAAAGCATGGCGAACACGCTTCGTTTTTTATGCGCAGACATGATAGATAAGGCTAATAGCGGGCATCCGGGCGTGTGCTTAGGGCTAGCTGATGTGATGGTGGTTTTAAGCTTGCACCTAAACCTTAACCCCACCAACCCTAAATGGCTCAATAGGGACAGGTTGGTTTTTAGCGGAGGGCATGCGAGCGCGTTAGCGTATAGTTTGTTGCATTTGTGGGGCTTTGATTTGAGTTTAGACGATTTAAAGCGTTTCAGGCAATTACACTCTAAAACCCCAGGACACCCTGAATTACACCACACCGAAGGCATTGAAATCACGACAGGCCCTTTAGGGCAAGGTTTTGCTAACGCTGTGGGCTTTAGCATGGCGAGTCAATACGCTCAAAACCTTTTAGACAAAAAAGCCATTTCTCATAAAGTCTATTGCTTGTGTGGGGATGGGGATTTGCAAGAAGGCATTAGTTATGAGAGCGCTTCTTTGGCCGGGCACCTTCGCCTTGATAACCTCATTGTGATTTATGACAGCAACCAGATCAGCATTGAAGGCGCTATTAATATTAGTTTTAGCGAACAGGTTAAAATGCGTTTTTTGGCGCAAAATTGGGAAGTGCTAGAATGCGATGGGCATGACTATCAAGCGATTCATAACGCTTTAGAAGAAGCCAAAAAATCCACCAAACCCACGCTTTTAATCGCTCATACGATTATTGGTAAGGGGGCTATTGGCTTAGAAGGGAGTGAAAAAACGCATGGCTCACCCCTAAATAAAGAAGTGTTAAAACAATCCAAAGAAAACGCTCAAATCAACCCTGATGAAAGCTTTATCATTAGCCCAAAAAACAAAATGCATTTTGAAGAAGTGAAAGTTAGGGGCGTTAGTTTAGAAGCCTTATGGGAAAAGTCCTTAAGCCCTAAAACAAAAGAAAAAATCCATGCGTTAAAGAATTTTGATTTTAACGCCATTAATTACCCCACCTTTAAAAAGGGCGAATCTCTAGCCACGAGAGTGAGTAACGGCATGATTTTAAACGCTATCGCTAAAGAATGCGAGGGCTTTTTGGGAGGGAGCGCGGATTTAGCCCCCTCCAATAACACGCATTTGAAACACTCTGGCGATTTCCCTTTAGGGCAAAACCTGCATTTTGGGATCAGAGAGCATGCCATGGGGGCTATCACCAACGCTTTAGCGGCGTATGGCTTGTTTTTGCCTTTTTGCGCGACCTTTTTTGTGTTTAGCGATTATTTAATGCCCAGCATGCGTTTGAGCGCTTTAATGAAATTAAAAGCCCTTTTTATCTTTACGCATGACAGCATTGGCGTGGGCGAAGACGGGGCGACGCACCAGCCCATAGAGCAATTGAGCCATTTACGAGCTTTGCCCAATTTCTATGCTTTCAGACCCAGCGACGCTTTTGAAAATACGGCTTGCATGCAAGTGGCGTTAAGTTTGAACGCTCCTAGCGCTCTTATTTTATCGCGCCAGAATTTGCCCGTGCTAGATGAAGTCTCTAAAGAGCAGGTTCTAAAAGGGGCGTATGTTAAACACCACTCTAAAGATCCCATTATCACGCTCGTTGCGAGCGGGAGCGAGGTCTCTTTAGCTTTAGAGAGCGCTAAGATTTTAGAGCGAGAAAATATCCCCACTCAAGTGGTGAGCGCACCATGCTTTGACTTGTTGGTAGAGCAAGATGAAAGCTATTTTAAAGAACTCTTTAAGGGTAAAGTCTTAGTGATTGAAGCGAGCCGTGCGATAGAGTGGTATCGTTTTGCGGATAAAATCATTGGCATGGATTCTTTTGGGAGCTCAGCAAAGGGCGATAAACTCTTTGAAAAATTTGGCTTTAGCGTTGAAAACATTACCATTCAAGCGAAAAGATTACTCAACGCATGA
- a CDS encoding bifunctional riboflavin kinase/FAD synthetase, whose protein sequence is MLNFLSISSEPEIKSLAIGKFDGLHLGHQALFKELKDPKALLIIEKKHYTKGYLTPLKYRAKLVGMPLFFVYLEEISRLNALEFLELLKKKFPHLERLVVGYDFRFGHERQNDALFLKERFEKTIIVPEVKIQNISVHSKRIKLALSHGDLLLANKLLGRPYEVCGEVISDQGLGHKELVPTLNIKTKDFILPSFGVYASLVKIKDQIYQKSVSFIGNRLSTDHNFAIECHVLDTIIENPPKEIALRWVQKIRDNMRFNSLKELKNQIQQDILRAKEILR, encoded by the coding sequence ATGTTGAATTTTTTATCCATTTCAAGCGAACCTGAGATTAAAAGCCTAGCTATCGGTAAATTTGATGGCTTGCATTTAGGGCATCAAGCCCTTTTTAAGGAATTAAAAGATCCCAAAGCCCTTTTAATCATAGAAAAAAAACATTACACTAAAGGCTATTTAACCCCCCTAAAATACCGCGCTAAACTCGTGGGCATGCCTTTATTTTTTGTGTATTTAGAAGAGATTTCGCGATTAAACGCCCTAGAATTTTTAGAGCTTTTAAAAAAGAAATTTCCCCATTTAGAACGCCTAGTCGTGGGCTATGATTTCAGGTTTGGGCATGAAAGACAAAATGACGCTTTATTTTTAAAAGAGCGTTTTGAAAAAACCATTATTGTGCCTGAAGTGAAAATCCAAAACATCAGCGTGCATTCTAAAAGGATTAAACTAGCCCTAAGTCATGGCGACTTACTTTTAGCTAACAAGCTCTTAGGCAGGCCTTATGAAGTGTGCGGGGAAGTCATTAGCGATCAAGGCTTAGGGCATAAAGAATTAGTGCCTACTTTAAATATCAAAACCAAAGATTTTATCCTCCCTAGTTTTGGGGTGTATGCGAGTTTGGTGAAAATAAAGGATCAGATTTATCAAAAAAGCGTGAGTTTTATAGGCAATCGCTTAAGCACGGATCACAATTTCGCCATAGAATGCCATGTCCTTGATACTATCATAGAAAACCCGCCTAAAGAAATCGCTTTGCGTTGGGTTCAAAAAATACGAGACAACATGCGTTTTAATTCATTAAAAGAGCTTAAAAATCAGATCCAACAAGACATCTTAAGAGCCAAAGAGATTTTGAGATAA
- a CDS encoding TlyA family RNA methyltransferase, with translation MRLDYALFNQHLANSREKAKALVLKKQVLVNKTVVSKPSFIVKESDQIELIATNLFVSRAGEKLGAFLEDHFIDFKEKVVLDVGASKGGFSQVALLKGAKKVLCVDVGKMQLDESLKNDQRIECYEECDIRGFKTPEKIDLALCDVSFISLYCILEAILPLSGEFLALFKPQFEVGRAIKRNKKGVVMDKEAILNALENFKNHLETKDFQILTIQESLVKGKNGNVEFFIHFKRT, from the coding sequence ATGCGCCTAGATTACGCCCTATTCAACCAGCATTTAGCAAATAGCAGAGAAAAGGCTAAAGCGTTGGTTTTAAAAAAACAGGTTTTAGTCAATAAAACAGTGGTTTCTAAACCCTCTTTTATCGTTAAAGAGAGTGATCAAATTGAACTCATCGCTACCAATCTATTCGTTAGCAGGGCTGGGGAAAAATTAGGGGCTTTTTTAGAAGATCACTTTATAGATTTTAAAGAAAAGGTCGTTTTAGATGTGGGAGCGAGTAAGGGGGGCTTTAGTCAAGTGGCTCTTTTAAAAGGGGCTAAAAAGGTGCTTTGCGTGGATGTGGGGAAAATGCAATTAGATGAAAGTTTGAAAAACGACCAACGCATAGAATGTTACGAAGAATGCGATATTAGAGGGTTTAAAACGCCAGAAAAAATTGATTTAGCGCTTTGTGATGTGAGCTTTATTTCTTTATATTGTATTTTGGAAGCGATTTTGCCTTTGAGCGGTGAATTTTTAGCACTTTTCAAACCGCAATTTGAAGTGGGCAGAGCCATAAAACGCAATAAAAAGGGGGTGGTGATGGATAAAGAAGCCATTTTGAACGCTTTAGAAAACTTTAAAAACCATTTAGAAACAAAGGATTTTCAAATCTTAACGATCCAAGAAAGCTTAGTGAAAGGGAAAAACGGGAATGTTGAATTTTTTATCCATTTCAAGCGAACCTGA
- the pyrB gene encoding aspartate carbamoyltransferase, giving the protein MPKKCRHLLQTSDLSLDEIKLLLNKASVYANDFNAVSLETREKMHNKIIVALFFENSTRTVSSFEIASLRLGAKIVKLNMQTSSTSKGETLTDTFKNIHAMQPDAIITRHAFSSAPFKLAEFSQCPLINAGSGTSAHPTQALLDLLTLYQHFGSLENLKGKKIAFIGDVKNSRVANSNIKLLQRLGLEIMLCAPSSMLPSTPLKTTHNIEEAIGFADILMSLRTQTERHNAPIFASLKDYGNAYCITQQRLEAHAKNKEIIILHPGPVHRDIDIESAVLEDERSKVLEQVKNGVAMRMAVLEFLLLD; this is encoded by the coding sequence ATGCCAAAAAAATGCCGACACTTGCTCCAAACCAGCGATTTAAGCTTGGATGAAATCAAGCTTTTATTAAACAAAGCGAGCGTTTATGCGAACGATTTTAACGCCGTGTCTTTAGAGACAAGAGAAAAAATGCACAATAAAATCATCGTGGCGTTATTTTTTGAAAATTCCACCAGAACGGTGTCTAGTTTTGAAATCGCAAGCTTGAGATTGGGGGCAAAAATAGTGAAATTAAACATGCAAACGAGCTCCACTTCAAAGGGTGAAACTCTAACAGACACTTTCAAAAATATCCATGCCATGCAGCCTGACGCTATCATCACACGGCATGCTTTTTCAAGCGCGCCTTTTAAATTAGCCGAATTTTCACAATGCCCCTTGATTAACGCAGGAAGCGGCACAAGCGCTCACCCTACCCAAGCGTTATTAGATTTGCTCACCCTTTATCAGCATTTTGGCAGTTTAGAAAATCTAAAAGGGAAAAAAATCGCTTTTATAGGCGATGTGAAAAATTCCAGAGTGGCTAATAGTAACATTAAATTGCTCCAAAGGCTAGGGCTTGAGATCATGCTGTGCGCTCCAAGCTCCATGCTCCCCAGCACTCCTTTAAAAACGACGCACAATATTGAAGAAGCGATAGGATTTGCAGACATTTTAATGAGCTTGAGGACTCAAACCGAACGGCACAACGCGCCCATTTTTGCGAGCTTGAAAGATTACGGCAACGCTTATTGCATCACCCAACAACGCCTAGAGGCTCATGCTAAAAATAAAGAGATCATTATTTTGCACCCAGGCCCAGTGCATAGGGATATTGATATAGAAAGCGCGGTGTTAGAAGATGAGCGATCTAAAGTCTTAGAGCAAGTCAAAAATGGCGTGGCAATGCGCATGGCGGTGTTGGAGTTTTTGCTATTAGATTGA
- the hofB gene encoding outer membrane beta-barrel protein HofB — protein MKNSTLLKNQVFCGLYVLSLSASLQAFDYKIEVLAESFSKVGFNKKKIDIARGIYPTETFVTAVGQGNIYADFLSKSLKDQGHVLEGKVGGTIGGIAYDSTKFNQGGSVIYNYIGYWDGYLGGKRALLDGTSIHECALGSDGKVIDSIACGNARANKIRRNYLMNNAFLEYRYKDIFTAKGGRYQSNAPYMSSYTQGFEISAKVKDKNEGSHKLWWFSSWGRAFAYGQWIYDFYSPRTVIKNGRTLNYGIHLVNYTYERKGVSVSPFFQFSPGTYYSPGVAIGYDSNPNFDGVGFRSETKAYILLPVHAPLRRDTYRYAVKAGTAGQSLLIRQRFDYNEFNFGGAFYKVWKNANAYIGTTGNPLGIDFWTNSVYDIGQALSHVVTADVVSGWVFGGGVHKKWLWGTLWRWTSGTLANEASAAVNVGYKISKSLTASVKLEYLGVMTHAGFTVGSYRPTPGSKVLYSDRSHLMTTLSAKF, from the coding sequence ATGAAAAATAGCACGCTTTTAAAGAATCAAGTTTTTTGTGGGTTATATGTTTTAAGTTTAAGCGCTTCTTTGCAAGCGTTTGATTATAAAATTGAAGTTTTAGCGGAGTCCTTTTCTAAAGTTGGCTTTAATAAGAAAAAGATTGACATAGCTAGGGGGATCTATCCTACAGAGACTTTTGTAACCGCTGTAGGGCAGGGCAATATTTATGCGGATTTTTTATCCAAAAGCCTTAAAGATCAAGGGCATGTTTTAGAGGGAAAAGTCGGCGGCACAATCGGTGGGATCGCTTATGACAGCACGAAATTCAATCAAGGCGGATCGGTTATTTATAACTACATCGGTTATTGGGATGGCTATTTAGGGGGTAAAAGAGCCTTGCTTGATGGCACGAGTATCCATGAATGCGCGCTTGGTTCTGATGGCAAGGTGATTGATTCTATAGCATGCGGGAACGCTAGGGCTAATAAAATCCGCCGTAATTACTTGATGAATAACGCTTTTTTAGAATACCGCTATAAGGATATTTTTACGGCTAAAGGAGGGCGTTATCAATCCAATGCTCCTTATATGAGCTCTTATACGCAAGGCTTTGAAATCAGCGCTAAAGTTAAGGATAAAAATGAGGGGAGTCATAAACTATGGTGGTTTAGCTCATGGGGTAGGGCGTTCGCTTATGGGCAATGGATTTATGATTTTTACTCTCCAAGAACCGTGATTAAAAACGGGCGCACTTTGAATTATGGTATCCATTTAGTGAATTACACTTATGAAAGGAAAGGGGTTAGCGTTAGCCCTTTTTTCCAATTTTCCCCTGGGACTTATTATAGCCCTGGGGTGGCTATAGGCTATGATAGTAACCCTAATTTTGATGGCGTGGGCTTTAGATCCGAAACAAAAGCTTATATTTTACTCCCTGTCCATGCCCCCTTAAGAAGGGATACTTATCGTTACGCTGTGAAAGCTGGCACTGCTGGGCAAAGCTTGCTCATTAGGCAACGATTTGATTACAATGAATTTAATTTTGGAGGAGCGTTTTATAAAGTGTGGAAAAACGCAAACGCTTACATCGGCACGACAGGAAACCCTTTAGGCATTGATTTTTGGACCAATAGCGTTTATGATATAGGGCAAGCCTTAAGCCATGTGGTAACCGCTGATGTCGTCTCTGGTTGGGTTTTTGGTGGGGGCGTGCATAAAAAGTGGCTGTGGGGGACTTTATGGCGTTGGACTAGCGGCACTTTAGCCAATGAAGCGAGTGCGGCTGTTAATGTGGGCTATAAGATCAGTAAGAGTTTGACAGCGAGCGTGAAATTAGAATATTTGGGCGTGATGACGCATGCAGGCTTTACGGTAGGGAGTTACAGACCCACGCCCGGCTCTAAAGTGCTTTATTCAGACAGGAGTCATTTGATGACAACCCTTAGCGCTAAATTCTAA